The Neisseria macacae ATCC 33926 genome contains the following window.
AACATGACTTCGCAACAGGTTGCCGACCACCTTGCCCATGTTTTAAACAACGAAAACATCGCCTACGAACCTGCCGCCCTGCAACTCTTAGGCCGTGCCGCCGCAGGCTCGATGCGCGATGCCCTGAGCCTGCTCGACCAAGCCATCGCCATGGGTTCGGGCAGCGTTGCCGAACAAGACGTCCGCCAAATGATTGGCGCGGTGGACAAGCAATATCTGTACGAACTGCTGGCGGGTATCGTCAACCAGGACGGCGAAGCCCTGCTGGCGAAAGCGCAGGAAATGGCGGCGCGCGCCATCGGCTTTGACAGCGCGTTGAGCGAACTTGCCATGCTGTTGCAACGCCTCGCCTTGATACAGGCGGTTCCTTCCGCTTTGGCACACGACGACCCTGAGCGCGAAACCCTGTTGCAACTGAGTCAGGCACTCAGCGGCGAACAAATCCAGCTTTATTATCAATGTGCTATCCATGGCAAACAGGATTTGAGCCTTGCGCCCGACGAATACGCCGGCTTCGTCATGACCCTGCTGCGTATGCTTGCGTTTGCGCCGCTGGCAGCGGATGCGCACGACGTTGGCGGACATATTGAAAATACCGAGCTGCATTCTGCCGAAACGGGTGTTCATACCGCAAAAAAGCCTTTACAACTTCCCCAGTCTGAAGCCGCCGAACCACCCGTTCAGAAGACCCCCGCGCCTGCAACGTCGTCTGAAAACAAGGTTGCCGAACCGGTTTCGACTCAAGGAAACAACGACGTCCCACCTTGGGAAGACACGCCGAGCAAGGCAGAAACCGTAACAGAAACGCCTGCACAAACGGCGGATGCGAGCGTTCAGACGATCTCTGACGCAGCAGAGACAAACACACAGTCCGCAAACGAAGCAGAAACGCCGTTTCAGACGACCCCTCAAGACGAAACGTCGTCTGAAAATCAAGTTTCCGATAACGAGGCAGCAAACAACGAAACCGATATTTCCTTGCCTGAGACGTCGTCTGAAAACCCCATTCAGACGACCCCGATTGAAGAAGCCGTGGATGCAGAATCGTTTGCGCATGAAGCTTCCGCAGAGCCTTTCTACGATTACGGTTCGCCCGAGCATGACTACCCCGTAGCGGATAGCGCGGAAATGCCCCCGCCGCCGGATTGGGAACACGCCGTCCCTGCCGATACGGCAGAAGCAGAATCGGAAGCCGAAGAAGACGGTGATGAAGAAGACACGCAGTTCGCTCCGCTGCCCGAGTTCTCTACCGAAAACTGGGCGGCAATCGTCCGACATTTCGCCCGCAAGCTCGGCGCCGCGCAAATGCTGGCGCAACACGCCGCATGGACGCACTACGACGCAGGCAGCCATCTGATGATGCTGTCGATGACCGACGAAGCCCGCGCCACCGCCAACAAAGAGCGGCTCGACAAAATCAAAAACACGCTTGCCGAAGCCTACGGCCTTCCGTTGAAATTGCAAACCGAACCGTGGCGCGACGACGCAGGCTGGGAAACCCCGACCATGCGCCGCCAACGCCTCCAGCTCGAAGGCAGGCAGCAGGCACAGGATTTGCTCGAAGCCGACGAAACCGCGCGTCAGGTTTTAAAAGTTTTCGAAGCCCAATGGCAGCCCGATTCTTTGGAACTGGCGGAGCAGGCGGAATAATGGCAATCGGGAATTTCCGTTTCCCTTCGGATACATAAACATTCAAGTCGTCTGAAAACCGTCAACCCGCTTTCAGACGACCCTTCACACCAAACGGTATGACCCCATAACCTTAACGATTCAACCACAGGAGTTTTAAATATGTTCGGAAAAGCCGGATTAGGCGGCCTGATGAAACAGGCGCAGCAAATGCAGGAAAACATGAAAAAAGCGCAAGCGAAACTTGCCGAGACCGAAGTAGAAGGCGAAGCAGGCAACGGCTTGGTTAAAGTCGTGATGACCTGCGCCCACGTCGTGCGCAAACTCGAAATCAGCCCCGACCTGATTCAAGAAGCCGCAGACGACAAAGAAATGCTCGAAGATTTGGTGCTCGCCGCCATCAACGCCGCTTCTGAAAAAGCCGAAGAAACCACCAACAAAACCATGGGCGCATTTACCCAAGGCCTGCCCGCAGGCATGGGCGACTTCTTCCGCTAAACCCGCGCCGCAAAGCAAATAAAGGTCGTCTGAAACGCCAAAAAGCAGTTTCAGACGACCTTCGGATTATCTGTTTTGCGGATTGAAATCAACATATCGGCAGTCATTCCGCCGCAGGCATATTGAATGCGCCATTGCATTCAAACCCGCTCAATCAAGATTAAAAACCAACCGATACACCAAACAAAAAATGAAACCGTCCCTTCCCATCCGCTCACTTCTTTTAAGCTGTGTGTTCGCCGCAGCAAGCGCAAACAGCCTTGCCGCCGCAACCGTCATTACTTCTCCGGACAAACAGTTCAGCGTCAGAAAAGTCTGCAACCATAAAACTCAAGAATGCTCTTTCTTTGCAAGCAAAAAAGCCATTGCAAAAAATCTTCCCGAAGACAGGACGAGCTATGAATGGCTTGGCAATACCTTTGCATTAAGGATCAGCTTCGGATCGTATGATTCCTACACCACCTTCGCCGACCGTACCCACAAGCCTCATACGCTTTCTTCCGTCATCGCCACCGACAGCAAAACGCAATGCGCCGTGACCGCAGGTTATAAAGGCGTGTCTTTCTACTCGCTGTTCCATGAAAAACCGGTCAAATTCATTTCCGCAAAAGACAAAAAATTCGGCTTCATCCAAGATGTCGCCACGTTGGAATCCGTCGTCGAGGCAGAATTCAAAGGCAAGAAAGTCCGCATGACCTATATGAACAAAGCCGAACGCGATGTCTCGGTCGTTTTGGACAATCCGTGTGTGAAATGATGTGCCAAGTTTGATGGACAAGGTCGTCTGAAAAGATGCCGTTCATTCAAAAGCAAAACAGCCCGAAACCTGACTGAAAAAAGGTTTCGGGCTGTTTGCGCCTGTTTGGCAAACCGAAGCGGGTAGGGCACAAGGCGTGCCGGTTGGGCGGATTGTTTCTTTTAGCGTTTGGGCGAGAGCTGGTCCACCAAGCCGCCGTCGGCAAAATATTTCTTCATGATTTCTGGCCATGTGCCGAATTTTTCATTCGGATTGAACGTTTCGATATCCGGAAAATCAGCTTTGTGTGCGGCGAGGACTTCGCTGTCGCGCGGACGCAGATACAATTTGGCGGCAAGCTCTTGGGCGGGTTTGCTCCAAAGGTAGGACAGATATTCCTGCGCCGCCTGCTGCGTACCTTTTTTATCCGCCACGCTGTCCACGACGGCAACCGGCGTTTCCGACAAAATCGTGTAGCTCGGATAAACAATCTCAAATTGATCTTGAGTCAGTTTTTTGCTGACATGATTCGCCTCGTTTTCAAAAGTAATCAAAACATCGCCGATATTGCGCTGACTGAACGTCGTCGTTGCCGCCCTGCCGCCGCTTTCAAATACCGGCGTGTTTTTCAGTAAGGCAGCGACAAATTCTTTGGTTTTGCTTTCATCTCCGCCAAACGCCTTCAAACCGTAGCCGTATGCGCCCAAAAAGGCATAGCGGCCGTTGCCCGTGGTTTTCGGGTTGGCGAGTACGATTTTTACCCCGTCTTTGGTCAAATCGTTCCAATCCTTGATTTGCTTCGGATTGCCTTTGCGGACGAGGAAAACTGTCGTGCTGGTGTAAGGCACGGCATGGTCGGGCAGGCGTTTTGCCCAGTCGGATTTGACCAAGCCTTTTTGTTCGAGCAGCTCGATGTCGGAAGTCTGATTCATGGTCACCACGTCCGCCGCCAAACCGTTCGCCACAGATAAAGCCTGCTTGCTGGAGCCGCCGTGAGACTGCTGGATTTCAATAGACTCGCCATGATGCTTTGCCTGATATTCTTTAATAAATAACGGGTTATATTCTTTGTAAAAATCCCGTGCCACATCATAAGACACATTTAAAAGCGTAATGCCCTTGCCGTTTGCCACCGGCGCAGCCGCCTTGTCGGCAGCCTGTTCGGATTTGGGCGAGCAGGCGGAAAGAGCAATGACGGCAGCCAGCGACAGTATGCGGATATTCATTCGACACTCCTGAAAAATTCGGAAAACAATTCGCCCGATTCATTGCCGATAAGGACGTAACGCACCAAGCATGAACAGGCAGTGATTACAAAGCACTTTATCTCGAAAGAATAAAAAGCGGAAATAATGTTTGCTTCGGCGGATATCAATTTTGGTTATAAGGTCGTCTGAAAAGCAGGCTTCATTTTCAGACGACCACCGCCGAGACGGAATCTTGTTTTGATTATAGTGGATTAACTTTAAACCAGTACGGCGTTACCTCGCCTTGTTCTGATTTAGTTAATCCACTATATCCGGCGAAAACGTAAAAAAAGGTCGTCTGAAAACGGCTGATTCGGTTCTATATGAACCGGAATCCGTTTTCAGACGACCTTTTCGCAAGCAATCACAAAGCCGCGTCGTATCCGCCGTCTTCCACAGCGTCAATCAACGCCGCCGCATTGGTTTTCGCCGGATCGAATTCAATAACGGCATT
Protein-coding sequences here:
- a CDS encoding sulfate ABC transporter substrate-binding protein, whose product is MNIRILSLAAVIALSACSPKSEQAADKAAAPVANGKGITLLNVSYDVARDFYKEYNPLFIKEYQAKHHGESIEIQQSHGGSSKQALSVANGLAADVVTMNQTSDIELLEQKGLVKSDWAKRLPDHAVPYTSTTVFLVRKGNPKQIKDWNDLTKDGVKIVLANPKTTGNGRYAFLGAYGYGLKAFGGDESKTKEFVAALLKNTPVFESGGRAATTTFSQRNIGDVLITFENEANHVSKKLTQDQFEIVYPSYTILSETPVAVVDSVADKKGTQQAAQEYLSYLWSKPAQELAAKLYLRPRDSEVLAAHKADFPDIETFNPNEKFGTWPEIMKKYFADGGLVDQLSPKR
- the dnaX gene encoding DNA polymerase III subunit gamma/tau translates to MAYQVLARKWRPKTFADLVGQEHVVKALRNALDEGRLHHAYLLTGTRGVGKTTIARILAKSLNCENAQHGEPCGVCQSCTQIDTGRYVDLLEIDAASNTGIDNIREVLENAQYAPTAGKYKVYIIDEVHMLSKSAFNAMLKTLEEPPEHVKFILATTDPHKVPITVLSRCLQFVLRNMTSQQVADHLAHVLNNENIAYEPAALQLLGRAAAGSMRDALSLLDQAIAMGSGSVAEQDVRQMIGAVDKQYLYELLAGIVNQDGEALLAKAQEMAARAIGFDSALSELAMLLQRLALIQAVPSALAHDDPERETLLQLSQALSGEQIQLYYQCAIHGKQDLSLAPDEYAGFVMTLLRMLAFAPLAADAHDVGGHIENTELHSAETGVHTAKKPLQLPQSEAAEPPVQKTPAPATSSENKVAEPVSTQGNNDVPPWEDTPSKAETVTETPAQTADASVQTISDAAETNTQSANEAETPFQTTPQDETSSENQVSDNEAANNETDISLPETSSENPIQTTPIEEAVDAESFAHEASAEPFYDYGSPEHDYPVADSAEMPPPPDWEHAVPADTAEAESEAEEDGDEEDTQFAPLPEFSTENWAAIVRHFARKLGAAQMLAQHAAWTHYDAGSHLMMLSMTDEARATANKERLDKIKNTLAEAYGLPLKLQTEPWRDDAGWETPTMRRQRLQLEGRQQAQDLLEADETARQVLKVFEAQWQPDSLELAEQAE
- a CDS encoding YbaB/EbfC family nucleoid-associated protein, which encodes MFGKAGLGGLMKQAQQMQENMKKAQAKLAETEVEGEAGNGLVKVVMTCAHVVRKLEISPDLIQEAADDKEMLEDLVLAAINAASEKAEETTNKTMGAFTQGLPAGMGDFFR